One Bremerella sp. JC817 genomic window carries:
- a CDS encoding prepilin-type N-terminal cleavage/methylation domain-containing protein, which produces MTIDTQTSNDRAQLVTRSFALRRHGYSLLEMLAVVTILGLLAAIGATRISPGLKGNLAAGSDSFQILMALRQARTAAIATGDNHRLRMLASSGTITGFQIERDGGSTTIVEGPHTLSSDTTITQVGGDATFNFQGEATVAPVITFAGPDRTERITVISATGWGLLQQF; this is translated from the coding sequence ATGACGATCGATACCCAAACCAGTAATGACCGCGCACAACTTGTGACGCGGTCATTTGCGTTGCGGCGCCACGGTTATAGCCTGCTCGAGATGCTGGCGGTGGTGACCATTCTTGGTTTGCTGGCAGCGATCGGCGCGACTCGGATCTCTCCGGGGCTGAAAGGAAACCTGGCGGCCGGTAGCGATTCATTTCAGATTTTGATGGCCCTTCGCCAGGCCCGAACGGCCGCGATTGCCACCGGCGACAATCATCGTCTACGGATGCTGGCCTCCTCTGGCACGATCACAGGTTTTCAAATCGAAAGGGACGGCGGCTCGACGACGATTGTCGAAGGACCGCATACCTTGTCTTCGGATACGACGATCACCCAGGTCGGCGGCGACGCCACCTTCAACTTCCAGGGTGAGGCGACCGTCGCTCCGGTAATCACGTTTGCCGGCCCAGATCGCACGGAGCGGATAACTGTCATTTCCGCCACCGGATGGGGATTGCTCCAGCAGTTTTGA
- a CDS encoding phosphatase PAP2 family protein: MVNTDHVERESAASISDSPLPSPAINSPATIEDKERRFSPRFFLVLSGILAICGILSFFIDHSVSGQLAAPPHEFRFIGGDLKKLIALSEIFGHGTGVIMVVLAVFALDLENRWRVGILLGTAFGAGLTANVCKFFGVARYRPHAFDFSRPIGDSFYQWFPFLNWFNQEELRQAAYQSFPSGHSATAAGLCVGLCFLYPHARWYFLLVAGLACFQRVVFRMHFPSDVCLGAALGLLIATFLLTYGRLPELVGWLEQKIKTRRSKQAPA, encoded by the coding sequence ATGGTGAATACGGACCACGTGGAACGGGAATCTGCCGCTTCCATTTCGGACAGCCCACTCCCCTCCCCTGCGATCAATTCGCCAGCGACGATTGAAGATAAAGAACGTCGCTTCTCACCTCGCTTCTTTCTGGTACTCTCCGGAATCCTGGCAATTTGCGGCATATTGAGCTTCTTCATCGATCATTCGGTCAGCGGCCAACTGGCGGCCCCCCCGCACGAGTTCCGTTTCATCGGTGGCGATTTGAAGAAGCTGATTGCCCTGTCCGAGATCTTCGGGCATGGCACCGGTGTGATCATGGTGGTCCTGGCAGTTTTCGCCCTCGATCTCGAGAATCGCTGGCGAGTCGGCATCCTCCTGGGAACCGCCTTCGGAGCTGGGCTGACGGCCAATGTCTGCAAGTTCTTCGGTGTAGCTCGCTATCGCCCCCATGCTTTCGATTTTTCTCGCCCCATAGGGGACAGTTTTTATCAGTGGTTTCCCTTTCTTAACTGGTTTAACCAAGAGGAACTTCGCCAGGCGGCTTATCAAAGCTTTCCTTCGGGGCACTCCGCAACAGCAGCAGGCTTGTGCGTGGGGCTTTGCTTTTTGTATCCCCACGCCCGGTGGTACTTCCTGCTGGTCGCTGGGCTTGCCTGCTTTCAGCGGGTGGTCTTCCGCATGCACTTCCCCAGCGACGTCTGCCTGGGCGCGGCGTTGGGCTTGTTGATTGCGACGTTTCTGCTGACGTACGGAAGGCTGCCGGAACTGGTCGGCTGGCTCGAACAAAAGATCAAGACGCGTCGATCGAAACAGGCACCGGCCTAA
- a CDS encoding glycosyltransferase family 39 protein: MFGVNQNWGLLVGLCLIVFFFNLGGPKLWDRDEPRNAGCAIEMIEAADWVVPRFNDELRTHKPVMLYWLMISAYSMFGISEFSARFFSAVLGTLTALLTYDIGRRLFSPSVGLWSGICLATTLMFTVASRAATPDAPLIFFVTLGLWTYVFFSFTNEEGESATPRTYYPTQWWQVALLYGSLGLAVLSKGPVGLVLPTAIIGMFLLIMRLAPAEPTHSWFQWGLSLLRPFYPLHFLKTVWFMRPVLAVVACLAVALPWYIWVAMRDYRWIEGFFFEHNLNRAVTAFEGHSGPPIYYLVAICIGFFPWSVFFTPMLLDVRQQLRGDSKQKAAIIFCCCWVVVWLGAFSVAQTKLPSYITPMYPGLALLAGLYVARMVEKRSEVSTRWLDLAFGITTTVGVVLVAGLAVLAAKFLPGEELVALLGMVLIVGGGLAWWRKSQQNYQQAFRLFAMTSMLFVLGLFGVIAQRVSNHQAIDNLLAKIEQAAPDAQLCSFGVSEASWVYYARQPVKFIPEDPADLEMEFAHGTNTILLTTPEKLEELPSELRGMLTEVAREPYFLKDYPLIALRPTPELVEVASRKQTASY; encoded by the coding sequence ATGTTCGGCGTGAATCAAAACTGGGGACTGCTGGTCGGTCTCTGTTTGATCGTTTTCTTTTTCAATCTCGGTGGACCGAAGTTGTGGGATCGTGACGAACCTCGCAACGCCGGCTGCGCGATTGAAATGATCGAAGCCGCGGACTGGGTCGTTCCTCGTTTCAACGACGAGCTTCGTACGCACAAGCCGGTCATGCTGTATTGGCTGATGATCTCGGCATACTCGATGTTCGGGATCAGCGAGTTCAGTGCTCGTTTCTTCTCGGCCGTCCTCGGAACGCTGACCGCTCTGCTTACCTACGACATCGGACGACGGCTATTCAGTCCGTCGGTTGGGTTATGGTCGGGCATCTGCCTGGCAACGACGTTGATGTTTACGGTGGCTTCACGCGCGGCGACTCCAGACGCGCCGTTGATCTTCTTCGTGACGCTTGGTTTGTGGACCTACGTGTTCTTCAGCTTCACGAATGAAGAAGGGGAATCGGCAACGCCGCGAACTTATTACCCAACCCAGTGGTGGCAGGTCGCCCTGTTGTATGGTTCGTTGGGCTTGGCCGTATTGTCGAAGGGCCCGGTCGGCCTGGTGTTGCCGACGGCAATCATCGGGATGTTTCTGTTGATCATGCGACTGGCACCTGCCGAACCGACCCACAGTTGGTTCCAGTGGGGGCTGTCGCTTTTGCGGCCCTTTTACCCGCTGCACTTCCTAAAGACGGTCTGGTTCATGCGCCCGGTCCTGGCAGTCGTTGCCTGTCTGGCGGTGGCTTTGCCTTGGTATATCTGGGTCGCGATGCGAGATTACCGGTGGATCGAAGGCTTCTTCTTCGAGCACAACTTGAATCGTGCGGTGACCGCCTTCGAAGGGCACTCGGGGCCGCCGATCTATTACCTGGTGGCGATCTGTATCGGGTTCTTTCCCTGGTCAGTCTTTTTCACGCCAATGCTGCTGGACGTTCGTCAGCAACTGCGAGGCGACTCGAAGCAGAAAGCTGCGATCATCTTTTGCTGCTGCTGGGTTGTTGTGTGGCTCGGTGCGTTCTCGGTCGCCCAGACCAAGTTGCCTAGCTATATCACGCCGATGTACCCAGGTCTGGCGCTGCTGGCGGGGTTGTATGTTGCTCGCATGGTCGAGAAACGGAGTGAAGTTTCGACGCGCTGGCTCGACCTGGCCTTTGGCATTACGACAACCGTTGGTGTTGTGCTGGTAGCCGGCCTGGCTGTTCTGGCAGCGAAGTTCCTGCCCGGCGAAGAACTGGTTGCCCTGCTGGGCATGGTGTTGATTGTCGGCGGTGGTCTGGCCTGGTGGCGGAAGTCGCAGCAGAACTACCAGCAAGCGTTTCGCTTGTTCGCGATGACATCGATGCTTTTTGTTTTGGGACTGTTCGGCGTGATTGCCCAACGTGTTTCCAATCATCAGGCGATCGATAACCTTTTGGCCAAGATCGAACAGGCCGCGCCCGATGCGCAGCTTTGCTCGTTCGGTGTGAGCGAGGCGAGCTGGGTCTATTATGCCCGGCAGCCAGTGAAGTTCATTCCGGAAGATCCAGCCGATCTGGAAATGGAGTTCGCCCACGGAACGAACACCATTCTGTTGACCACGCCGGAGAAACTGGAAGAGCTTCCCAGTGAACTGCGTGGTATGCTGACGGAAGTAGCTCGTGAGCCTTACTTCCTGAAGGACTATCCTTTGATTGCCTTGCGTCCGACCCCCGAACTGGTCGAAGTCGCCTCGCGCAAACAGACCGCTTCGTACTAG
- a CDS encoding ATPase, T2SS/T4P/T4SS family translates to MAGRLGDILVARGHITQEQLEAALRSQGSELGMLGAILLRRGLVTRQQIGSALSEQFEVPFETIVPEAVNPQLVRLLPEEFARSRTTVPVGLRQRRLQLAMAAPDDIETISEAELITGYPIDPIVGFSAEIQETLDRGFDDKIVARQTIVDMKLQELAQHEDVDVEAEKIAALNEEESAPVVRLVKSLLSGAINSGSSDIHLEPHKPEMRVRYRVDGQLQQVMTIPNHIEEAVIARIKVMGDMDTTETRRPQDGHISIEDGGKNVNFRVSIIPTVLGEKVVMRLIDESSKVFRMDQLGFSGVDSQRLQELIDKPHGMLVVTGPTGSGKSTTLYAMLSELNQVHRNIVTVEDPVEYRLPGITQVHSDNEFGLGFANALKYIMRQDPDVIMVGEIRDHETATTAVQAALTGHLLISTLHTNDAVGSVARLNDLGIDHFRIGGSLLGSVAQRLLRTICPHCKEPAKPNQAMLDTVARRCKIPADAMFYHGRGCNKCLGSGYQGRVPVFEIMVNTHRMAEAIDQGMPHGKLRELAVQEGMTDLLSGGVQMAVAGRTTLEEAYFKTMG, encoded by the coding sequence ATGGCAGGACGTCTTGGCGACATCTTGGTAGCCCGCGGGCATATCACGCAAGAACAACTCGAAGCGGCCCTTCGCAGTCAAGGTTCTGAACTGGGTATGTTGGGGGCTATTCTACTGCGCCGAGGCCTGGTGACTCGTCAGCAGATTGGTTCTGCCCTCTCGGAACAATTTGAAGTTCCCTTTGAAACGATCGTTCCCGAAGCAGTGAACCCACAGTTGGTGCGTTTGCTGCCGGAAGAATTCGCCCGTAGTCGCACCACCGTTCCCGTTGGTTTGCGACAGCGCCGCCTGCAACTGGCGATGGCCGCGCCGGACGATATCGAAACGATTTCTGAAGCGGAATTGATCACCGGCTACCCGATCGACCCGATCGTCGGCTTCTCGGCCGAAATTCAAGAGACACTCGATCGCGGCTTCGACGATAAGATTGTCGCCCGTCAGACGATCGTCGACATGAAGCTGCAGGAACTCGCGCAGCACGAAGATGTCGACGTCGAGGCGGAAAAGATCGCCGCTTTGAACGAAGAAGAGTCGGCTCCTGTGGTGCGACTGGTGAAGTCGCTCCTTTCCGGGGCCATCAACTCCGGCTCCAGCGACATTCACTTGGAACCGCACAAACCGGAAATGCGGGTGCGTTACCGTGTCGATGGTCAGCTCCAGCAGGTGATGACCATCCCGAATCACATTGAAGAGGCGGTGATTGCCCGTATCAAAGTGATGGGAGACATGGACACCACCGAAACCCGCCGACCGCAAGATGGCCACATCAGCATTGAAGATGGTGGCAAGAACGTGAACTTCCGTGTGAGCATCATCCCGACGGTGTTGGGTGAGAAGGTGGTGATGCGATTGATCGACGAAAGCTCGAAGGTCTTCCGCATGGACCAGTTGGGCTTTAGTGGTGTCGATAGCCAGCGGCTGCAGGAACTGATCGACAAACCGCACGGCATGCTGGTCGTGACCGGGCCCACCGGTTCGGGGAAATCGACCACGCTGTACGCGATGCTTTCGGAATTGAACCAGGTGCATCGCAACATTGTGACGGTCGAAGACCCGGTCGAGTATCGCTTGCCAGGCATCACCCAGGTTCACTCCGACAACGAGTTCGGTCTGGGCTTTGCCAACGCGTTGAAATACATCATGCGACAAGACCCCGACGTGATCATGGTGGGCGAAATTCGTGATCATGAAACGGCAACCACCGCGGTGCAAGCCGCGCTGACGGGGCACTTGCTGATCAGTACGCTGCACACCAACGATGCCGTCGGTTCGGTCGCTCGTTTGAACGACTTGGGAATCGACCATTTCCGCATCGGAGGCTCGCTGCTGGGAAGCGTGGCGCAGCGTCTGCTACGAACGATCTGCCCTCACTGCAAAGAGCCTGCCAAACCAAATCAGGCGATGCTCGATACGGTGGCACGCCGTTGTAAGATTCCGGCGGATGCGATGTTCTATCATGGTCGCGGCTGCAATAAGTGCCTTGGTAGCGGCTACCAGGGTCGTGTTCCGGTGTTCGAGATCATGGTCAACACGCACCGCATGGCGGAAGCGATTGACCAGGGAATGCCGCATGGCAAGCTTCGCGAATTGGCCGTTCAGGAAGGGATGACCGACCTGCTGAGTGGTGGCGTGCAGATGGCCGTTGCAGGCCGAACCACGCTGGAAGAAGCCTACTTCAAGACAATGGGGTAA
- a CDS encoding type II secretion system F family protein, giving the protein MKATAARTRNSTGGIGGLFRWLHSIQLTPKRKSRGVSKRRLGEVFSHLATLLENGVTLPKAILTISNESSMRWGKSLLQTLHSAIERGDSFSKALAREEGVFDEIVIQQIRIGERSGNVPQVLRRIADQMETDNDLRSRIYKKLSYPTIVTLAGTGVCAFMILFILPVFEETYRKSKIPLPLPTQVLVSTGQFLTSYGWIIFIGLIGIGIAVRQLRRNHNLAIAMDSHILRLPLIGPWLVDIAMLQFMDALGTMLQSGFHLADALLQCQGVVSNLAVDEAIGSLGKAVRRGERLSREMDRHQHLFPPVVSQLVIVGEQTGNLGPASRQIRDHLKKDIERKTDSFVRVVEPVTTILMAFLVGGILLAIYMPMFGMLDLVER; this is encoded by the coding sequence ATGAAAGCAACCGCAGCCCGAACTCGAAACAGCACCGGTGGGATCGGGGGGCTATTCCGCTGGCTCCATTCGATTCAATTGACGCCCAAGCGAAAGTCTCGCGGCGTTTCCAAGCGACGTCTGGGCGAAGTCTTTTCGCACCTGGCCACGCTATTGGAAAACGGCGTGACACTGCCCAAAGCGATCCTGACGATCTCGAACGAATCGTCGATGCGTTGGGGGAAGTCGCTTTTGCAGACGCTGCATTCGGCGATTGAGCGCGGCGATAGTTTCTCGAAGGCTCTCGCTCGCGAAGAGGGCGTGTTCGACGAGATTGTGATTCAGCAGATCCGCATCGGCGAACGCTCGGGCAACGTCCCGCAAGTACTTCGCCGCATCGCCGATCAAATGGAAACGGATAACGATCTACGCTCGCGCATCTATAAGAAGCTGAGCTATCCAACGATTGTTACCCTGGCCGGCACCGGCGTGTGTGCCTTTATGATCTTGTTCATCTTGCCGGTGTTTGAAGAAACCTACCGCAAGTCGAAGATTCCGCTACCATTGCCAACCCAGGTATTGGTCAGCACAGGCCAGTTTTTGACATCGTATGGCTGGATCATATTTATAGGGCTGATCGGTATCGGCATCGCCGTTCGTCAGTTGCGACGCAACCACAACCTGGCCATTGCGATGGATAGTCATATTCTGCGGCTCCCTCTGATCGGTCCCTGGTTGGTCGATATTGCAATGCTGCAGTTCATGGATGCGTTGGGAACGATGCTGCAAAGTGGCTTTCACCTGGCAGATGCCTTGCTGCAGTGCCAGGGCGTCGTATCCAATCTGGCAGTCGATGAAGCCATCGGATCTTTGGGAAAAGCTGTGCGTCGAGGGGAACGCTTGAGCCGGGAAATGGATCGGCATCAGCACTTGTTTCCTCCGGTGGTCAGCCAGTTGGTGATCGTGGGCGAGCAAACCGGCAACTTGGGTCCGGCCAGTCGTCAAATTCGTGATCACTTGAAGAAGGATATCGAACGGAAGACCGACAGCTTCGTACGTGTAGTGGAACCAGTCACGACGATTCTGATGGCTTTTCTGGTGGGAGGGATTCTGCTTGCGATTTATATGCCGATGTTTGGCATGTTAGATCTCGTCGAGAGATAA
- a CDS encoding DUF1570 domain-containing protein, giving the protein MLQRRPCIWLGLAWFIVTSGAQAVSAQTRVTVPDPRAFGLDIKPGLVLYNVTGNVEFRTEEGEKAVGRIQVAIDRSLVIEQPDGRLVTRPINEVKKTDATFEGMDRKQLEKKLQTEHPGFKTFTSRHFIFVYNTSNEFAQGTMRIMESMLPGVMAHAKRQKIDVHEPDVPLVVLMFETEREYKDFAQLPDGVVAYYDILENHVVMYEKPMQTPFKWELYYRQAISTISHEGAHQILHNIGVQQRLSRWPMWISEGIAEYYAPTDFGKRMRWKGAGDINDMRMFELESYLKAKDADQADGTMVDDTVGASSLTSTGYASAWALTHYLATRRKLEFDKFMKKVSELRPLEGAIERGDNGKVTSNSEVFQEYFGEDLAEIERSLVSHLKSQPYDHPLKEFPHLVASVRVNINNRTFGTANVFHNQELASRWQQEQIRKLDAAHQQSAQAAVQVFPNRSAAERFATQWLKANN; this is encoded by the coding sequence ATGCTGCAGCGTCGCCCCTGCATCTGGCTCGGTCTTGCCTGGTTCATTGTGACTAGTGGGGCCCAAGCGGTATCGGCACAAACACGTGTTACGGTCCCGGACCCCCGGGCCTTCGGGCTCGATATCAAACCGGGGCTGGTCCTCTATAACGTGACCGGCAATGTCGAGTTCCGCACCGAAGAAGGGGAAAAAGCGGTTGGCCGCATTCAGGTCGCCATCGACAGGAGCCTGGTGATCGAGCAGCCCGACGGTCGCCTGGTCACGCGGCCGATCAACGAAGTCAAAAAGACCGACGCGACCTTCGAGGGGATGGATCGGAAACAGCTCGAAAAGAAGCTGCAAACCGAGCACCCTGGTTTCAAGACCTTCACCTCGCGGCACTTCATCTTCGTCTACAACACCTCGAACGAGTTCGCCCAGGGGACCATGCGAATCATGGAGTCGATGCTGCCAGGCGTGATGGCCCATGCCAAGCGGCAGAAAATCGACGTCCACGAGCCTGACGTACCGCTGGTGGTGCTGATGTTTGAGACCGAGCGGGAATACAAGGACTTCGCCCAACTGCCTGACGGCGTGGTCGCGTACTACGACATCCTCGAAAACCATGTCGTCATGTACGAAAAGCCGATGCAAACGCCCTTCAAATGGGAGCTTTACTATCGCCAAGCGATCTCGACGATCTCGCACGAAGGTGCCCACCAGATTCTGCACAATATTGGGGTGCAGCAGCGTCTGTCGCGTTGGCCGATGTGGATCTCGGAAGGAATCGCCGAGTATTACGCTCCGACCGATTTCGGCAAGCGAATGCGATGGAAAGGGGCCGGCGACATCAATGATATGCGGATGTTCGAGCTGGAGTCTTACCTGAAGGCGAAAGACGCCGACCAGGCGGACGGCACCATGGTCGACGATACGGTCGGAGCCAGCAGCTTGACCTCGACCGGGTATGCCTCGGCCTGGGCGTTGACCCACTATCTGGCGACTCGGCGGAAGTTGGAGTTCGACAAGTTCATGAAAAAGGTCAGCGAGCTGCGGCCGCTGGAAGGGGCGATCGAACGTGGCGACAACGGCAAGGTGACGTCCAACTCGGAGGTGTTCCAAGAGTACTTTGGCGAGGACCTGGCCGAGATCGAACGGAGCCTGGTGTCTCACCTGAAGTCGCAGCCGTACGACCATCCTTTGAAGGAGTTCCCGCATTTGGTCGCATCGGTGCGTGTAAATATCAACAACCGAACCTTCGGCACGGCCAACGTCTTTCACAACCAAGAACTAGCCAGTCGCTGGCAGCAGGAACAGATCCGAAAACTAGACGCCGCCCACCAACAAAGTGCCCAGGCTGCCGTTCAAGTCTTCCCAAACCGCTCGGCAGCGGAGCGGTTTGCCACCCAATGGTTGAAGGCCAACAACTAG
- a CDS encoding response regulator, with the protein MRESNPCILVVEDDPLLADITAFRLELLGFDVQTVETAEDAIELCEESHVDVVIVDLELAGMKGLELINQLQLGEETHETPILVFSTDPSLDVVQKAFKAGAKDYLVTPYDPAVLEHKIERLLSPETVT; encoded by the coding sequence ATGCGCGAGAGCAATCCCTGCATTCTGGTTGTTGAAGACGATCCGCTGCTGGCCGATATCACTGCGTTTCGGTTGGAGCTTTTGGGTTTTGACGTGCAAACGGTCGAGACCGCGGAAGATGCCATTGAGTTGTGTGAAGAGAGCCATGTGGACGTGGTGATTGTCGACCTGGAATTGGCCGGGATGAAGGGGCTGGAACTGATCAACCAGCTTCAGTTGGGCGAGGAGACCCACGAGACGCCGATTCTGGTCTTCTCGACCGACCCAAGTCTCGACGTGGTCCAGAAGGCATTCAAGGCTGGGGCAAAAGACTACCTGGTGACTCCGTACGACCCTGCGGTCCTCGAACATAAGATCGAGCGATTGCTGTCGCCGGAAACGGTCACCTGA
- a CDS encoding prepilin-type N-terminal cleavage/methylation domain-containing protein — MYRASLNRNRRGFSLLELLAVVVILGIIAAIVVPRVSTSSALAKQRVNEHNIATLNAAVERFYVNTGSWPSALSDLGIDYLPDGVPTVPTDSSLSYTIDGTTHRVSAN, encoded by the coding sequence ATGTATCGAGCCAGTCTAAATCGAAACCGTCGTGGTTTCTCGTTGTTGGAACTTTTGGCCGTGGTGGTGATCCTCGGGATTATCGCCGCGATCGTCGTGCCCCGTGTTAGCACTTCGAGCGCCTTGGCGAAGCAACGCGTGAACGAGCACAACATTGCCACGCTGAATGCGGCAGTGGAACGCTTTTACGTCAACACCGGTTCGTGGCCAAGTGCCCTGAGTGATCTGGGTATCGACTACCTGCCTGATGGCGTGCCGACCGTGCCAACCGATAGCTCGCTCAGCTACACGATCGACGGCACCACGCATCGTGTGAGCGCCAACTAA
- a CDS encoding FKBP-type peptidyl-prolyl cis-trans isomerase, with protein MVLVAHAAFAQETKLETTEQKASYAIGRNIANEVANPDVPFDIEALVAGFRDGLSGAESKLTEEQIGEALQAFQTLVQAKMMKKMEESAKEGQAFLAENAKKQGVKKTDSGLQYEVLTPGTGATPKLTDSVVCHYKGTLIDGTEFDSSYKRGKPATFPVNGVIEGWTEALQMMKVGGKWKLVIPSELAYGPQGRPGIPPNAVLVFDIELLDIAK; from the coding sequence ATGGTGCTGGTCGCTCACGCGGCATTTGCCCAGGAGACAAAATTGGAGACGACCGAACAGAAGGCTTCCTACGCGATTGGTCGCAATATTGCGAACGAAGTTGCCAATCCTGATGTTCCCTTCGATATCGAAGCTCTGGTCGCTGGATTCCGTGATGGTTTGAGCGGTGCTGAATCGAAGCTGACCGAAGAACAGATCGGCGAAGCTTTGCAGGCCTTCCAGACCTTGGTTCAGGCCAAGATGATGAAGAAGATGGAAGAATCCGCAAAGGAAGGTCAAGCCTTTCTAGCTGAGAACGCCAAGAAGCAAGGCGTGAAGAAGACCGACAGCGGCCTGCAGTACGAAGTGCTGACCCCAGGTACCGGTGCGACGCCAAAGCTGACCGACTCGGTGGTTTGCCATTACAAAGGCACGCTGATCGACGGTACCGAGTTCGATAGCTCGTACAAACGCGGCAAGCCAGCAACCTTCCCCGTCAATGGTGTCATCGAAGGGTGGACCGAGGCGCTGCAAATGATGAAGGTGGGGGGCAAGTGGAAGCTGGTCATTCCTTCCGAACTGGCTTACGGCCCACAGGGTCGTCCAGGCATTCCACCGAATGCCGTTCTGGTGTTCGACATCGAACTGCTGGACATCGCCAAGTAA